From Oncorhynchus tshawytscha isolate Ot180627B linkage group LG27, Otsh_v2.0, whole genome shotgun sequence, a single genomic window includes:
- the LOC112225967 gene encoding zinc finger protein 652: MPCLNLGDAFFPSSFLSPQWREGWGIASVPPAPPYNIARVLSQFKNTNTANKPLAVLQLALLQSPPPSHMKSCQSLKGEVSSPGGMSQEGRRTQQVAQSYYHSPAPDLDLAGKLYKREGGGKPYSVLVDNKMAAKTPMGDQTPSQLSPPLTGGLLSSQQQYYREGTVGQEGGAQGSQAGNGGTSEDSEEEEEESFKREQIIVEVNLNNQTLNVSKGDKSATQTDASERHCSEEEEEEEEDDEEEEEEEEEEDLEEEEEEEEIESRRTRAKRVRRGVAPATSQPRRNTQCTALGTTGMTTRGRRKKTTQPPKRTRRAAREGKGTPSSAGSATGHKEDGEERETLACEKCPRVFNTRWYLEKHMNVTHRRMQICDKCGKKFVLESELALHQQTDCEKNIQCVSCNKSFKKLWSLHEHIKIVHGYAEKKFACEICDKKFYTMAHVRKHMVAHTKDMPFTCETCGKSFKRSMSLKVHSLQHSGEKPFRCENCAERFQYKYQLRSHMSIHIGHKQFMCQWCGKDFNMKQYFDEHMKTHTGEKPFICEICGKSFTSRPNMKRHRRTHTGEKPYPCELCSQRFRFSNMLKAHKEKCFRVTSPVTLQASSLPMPLHLSAPSSSGPGPGLAPSAATTSAPLGLSPAGGALPPRAPMGHATFSHLHMTPSHHLPHHHTSQQQQHHPGTPLQAPPLPHHHLPVPPVSPPPALFKSEPLTHCGQEDSSYMRYMAPQDKGPGAPQHH; encoded by the exons ATGCCCTGTTTGAATCTGGGTGACgctttcttcccttcctccttcctgtctcctcAGTGGCGGGAGGGGTGGGGGATTGCTTCCGTTCCCCCTGCCCCTCCTTACAACATAGCGAGGGTACTCTCACAGTTTAAGAATACCAACACTGCTAACAAACCTCTGGCTGTGCTTCAACTAGCACTACtacagtctccccctccctcacacaTGAAATCCTGCCAGAGCCTGAAGGGAGAGGTGTCCAGCCCAGGTGGGATGTCACAGGAGGGGCGCAGAACACAGCAGGTGGCCCAGTCCTACTACCACTCCCCTGCCCCAGACCTGGACCTAGCGGGCAAGCTGTACAAGCGGGAGGGCGGGGGCAAGCCTTACTCTGTGCTAGTGGACAACAAGATGGCAGCCAAGACCCCAATGGGTGACCAGACCCCCAGTCAGTTGTCCCCGCCGCTGACTGGGGGTCTGCTGTCCTCCCAGCAGCAGTACTACAGAGAGGGGACAGTAGGGCAGGAGGGGGGTGCGCAGGGATCCCAGGCAGGCAATGGGGGCACCTCCGAGGactctgaggaggaggaagaggagtccTTCAAGCGGGAGCAGATCATCGTGGAGGTCAACTTGAACAATCAGACACTTAACGTATCAAAGGGGGACAAGTCTGCCACCCAAACTGATGCCTCAGAGAGACACTGCagcgaagaagaagaagaggaggaggaggatgatgaagaagaagaagaagaagaagaagaggaagatctggaggaggaagaagaggaggaagaaataGAGAGCCGCAGAACGAGAGCCAAGCGGGTCCGGCGTGGGGTGGCCCCCGCTACCAGTCAGCCCCGGAGGAATACCCAGTGCACCGCTCTGGGCACCACCGGCATGACCACCAGGGGCCGACGGAAGAAGACCACCCAGCCGCCCAAGAGGACGCGCCGGGCTGCCAGGGAGGGCAAGGGGACCCCCTCCTCAGCTGGCTCTGCCACAGGGCAtaaagaggatggggaggagcgGGAGACGCTGGCGTGTGAAAAGTGCCCACGTGTCTTCAACACCCGCTGGTACCTGGAGAAGCACATGAACGTCACACATAGACGCATGCAAATCTGTGACAAGTGTGGCAAGAAGTTTGTCCTGGAGAGCGAGCTGGCCTTACACCAGCAGACTGACTGTGAAAAGAACATCCAG TGCGTCTCCTGCAACAAGTCTTTCAAGAAGCTGTGGTCGCTGCACGAGCACATCAAGATCGTGCACGGCTACGCAGAGAAGAAGTTTGCCTGTGAGATCTGTGACAAGAAGTTCTACACGATGGCTCATGTCCGCAAGCACATGGTTG CTCACACTAAGGACATGCCGTTCACCTGTGAGACCTGTGGCAAGTCGTTCAAGCGCAGCATGTCCCTGAAGGTTCACTCGCTGCAGCACTCTGGGGAGAAGCCCTTCCGCTGTGAG aaCTGTGCCGAGAGGTTCCAGTATAAGTACCAGCTACGCTCCCACATGAGCATCCACATCGGACACAAGCAGTTCATGTGTCAGTGGTGTGGCAAGGACTTCAACATGAAGCAGTACTTTGACGagcacatgaaaacacacaccg GAGAGAAGCCGTTCATCTGTGAGatctgtgggaagagcttcaccAGCCGGCCCAACATGAAGCGCCACCGCCGcacccacacaggagagaagccctaCCCCTGCGAGTTGTGCAGCCAGCGCTTCCGCTTCTCCAACATGCTCAAGGCCCACAAGGAGAAGTGCTTCCGGGTCACCAGCCCTGTGACTCTGCAGGCCAGCAGCCTCCCCatgcctctccacctctctgccccctcctcctctggccCCGGCCCGGGCCTCGCTCCCTCAGCTGCCACCACCTCCGCCCCTCTGGGCCTCAGTCCGGCAGGAGGGGCTCTTCCCCCACGCGCCCCCATGGGACACGCCACCTTCTCCCACCTGCACATGACCCCCTCTCACCATCTCCCTCACCACCACACGTCacaacagcagcagcaccacCCTGGCACGCCCCTGCAagcaccccctctcccccaccaccacctgcctgtgccccctgtctctcctccccctgccctctTCAAGAGCGAGCCCCTCACCCACTGTGGGCAGGAGGACAGCAGCTACATGCGTTACATGGCACCGCAGGACAAGGGGCCTGGGGCCCCCCAGCATCACTGA
- the LOC112225968 gene encoding prohibitin has product MAKLFESIGKLGLALAVGGGVVNSALFNVDAGHRAVIFDRFRGVQDAVVGEGTHFLIPWVQKPIIFDCRSRPRNVPVITGSKDLQNVNITLRILFRPVTSQLPRIFTSIGEDYDERVLPSITTEVLKSVVARFDAGELITQRELVSRQVSDDLTERANTFGLILDDVSLTHLTFGKEFTEAVEMKQVAQQEAERARFVVEKAEQQKQAAIISAEGDSQAALLIANSLQEAGDGLVELRKLEAAEDIAFQLSRSRNVTYLPAGQGTLLQLPQ; this is encoded by the exons ATGGCGAAACTATTTGAATCCATCGGGAAGTTGGGGCTGGCCCTCGCCGTTGGTGGAGGTGTTGTGAACTCGGCCCTCTTCAATG TTGATGCAGGTCATCGGGCAGTTATATTTGACAGGTTCCGGGGAGTGCAAGATGCTGTAGTTGGCGAGGGAACCCACTTCCTCATTCCCTGGGTACAGAAGCCTATCATCTTTGACTGCCGTTCACGTCCGCGCAACGTGCCTGTCATCACAGGCAGCAAAG ATCTGCAGAATGTGAACATCACACTGCGTATCCTCTTCCGGCCGGTGACTAGCCAGCTCCCACGCATCTTCACCAGCATCGGAGAAGACTACGACGAGAGGGTACTGCCATCCATCACCACAGAGGTCCTCAAGTCCGTGGTG GCCCGGTTTGATGCCGGTGAGCTCATCACCCAGAGAGAGCTGGTGTCCCGGCAGGTCAGTGACGACCTGACAGAAAGAGCCAACACCTTCGGCCTCATCCTGGATGACGTCTCACTG ACACACTTGACGTTCGGTAAGGAGTTCACAGAGGCTGTTGAGATGAAGCAGGTGGCTCAGCAGGAGGCCGAGAGGGCCAGGTTTGTCGTGGAGAAG GCCGAGCAACAGAAACAGGCAGCCATCATCTCAGCAGAGGGTGACTCCCAGGCCGCCCTGCTCATTGCTAACTCTCTGCAGGAGGCTGGAGATGGCCTGGTAGAGCTGCGTAAGCTGGAGGCTGCCGAGGACATCGCCTTCCAGCTGTCCCGCTCCCGCAACGTCACCTACCTGCCTGCCGGCCAGGGCACACTCCTGCAGCTGCCCCAGTGA